A genomic segment from Lignipirellula cremea encodes:
- a CDS encoding DUF1501 domain-containing protein, protein MPAPFLTRRDMLQSASAGFGLLAFAGLSSQARAAYESPLAAKAPHFAPRAKRVIMMSMRGGPSHVDTFDYKPALAKSAGMELSANGPSDRARGKLLPSPWGFTPCGESGLPISDVYPHLQKQADDICLINSMYTDVPNHPQAFLMMHTGEFRFARPSMGAWVLYGLGSENANLPGFVSINPPVNLGGAQNYASGFLPAIFQGTAIGREGGNVRGATIGNIDCQHLTPEQQRRQLDLVQSLNHDLLARKQQDARLDGVIESYELAFRMQTALPSVLDFSDEQQATLDLYGIGDKGSDNFGRQCLMARRLAESGVRFIEICHGNWDQHGNLKESLGRNAMATDQPMAGLLADLKQRDMLKDTLVIWGGEFGRTPTGQGDNGRNHNATGYSMWLAGGGVKSGLRFGATDEFGKAAVEDKVHPHDLQATILHLLGLDHDKLTYYYGGRDYRLTGIAGDARVVDGIIA, encoded by the coding sequence ATGCCCGCTCCCTTCCTCACGCGTCGCGACATGTTGCAGTCGGCCTCGGCCGGATTTGGTCTCCTGGCGTTCGCTGGTCTTAGTTCGCAAGCTCGGGCGGCTTATGAGAGCCCGCTGGCCGCCAAGGCGCCGCACTTTGCTCCCAGGGCGAAACGCGTGATCATGATGTCGATGCGCGGCGGGCCGTCCCACGTAGACACATTCGACTACAAACCCGCCTTGGCGAAGTCGGCGGGCATGGAACTGTCTGCCAACGGACCGTCCGATCGCGCCCGGGGAAAACTCTTGCCGTCTCCCTGGGGGTTCACTCCGTGCGGAGAAAGCGGCCTGCCCATCTCTGATGTCTATCCGCATCTGCAAAAACAGGCCGACGACATCTGTTTGATCAACAGCATGTACACCGATGTTCCGAACCATCCGCAAGCGTTCTTGATGATGCACACGGGCGAATTTCGCTTCGCGCGTCCGAGCATGGGCGCCTGGGTGCTGTACGGACTGGGCTCAGAAAACGCCAACCTGCCTGGCTTCGTCAGCATCAACCCGCCCGTCAACCTCGGCGGCGCGCAAAACTATGCGAGCGGTTTTTTGCCCGCAATCTTCCAGGGCACGGCGATCGGCCGCGAAGGCGGCAACGTTCGCGGCGCAACGATCGGCAACATTGACTGCCAGCATCTGACTCCCGAACAGCAGCGGCGCCAGCTGGACCTGGTGCAGTCGCTCAACCACGACTTGCTGGCTCGCAAACAACAAGACGCACGACTCGACGGCGTCATTGAATCGTATGAGTTGGCGTTTCGCATGCAAACAGCATTGCCCAGCGTGCTCGATTTCAGCGACGAGCAGCAAGCGACGCTCGACCTCTACGGCATCGGCGACAAGGGATCCGATAATTTTGGCCGCCAGTGCCTGATGGCCCGCAGACTGGCGGAATCGGGCGTCCGATTCATCGAGATTTGCCACGGCAACTGGGATCAGCACGGCAATTTGAAAGAGAGTCTCGGCCGCAACGCCATGGCGACCGACCAGCCGATGGCCGGTCTGCTGGCTGACCTGAAGCAGCGCGACATGTTGAAGGATACGCTTGTGATCTGGGGCGGCGAATTCGGCCGCACGCCCACGGGCCAGGGCGACAATGGCCGCAACCACAACGCAACCGGCTATTCCATGTGGCTGGCAGGCGGCGGCGTCAAGAGCGGCTTGCGATTCGGGGCTACCGACGAATTCGGCAAGGCGGCCGTGGAGGATAAAGTCCATCCGCACGATCTGCAGGCGACGATCTTGCATCTGTTGGGACTGGATCACGACAAGCTAACCTACTACTACGGCGGTCGTGATTATCGGTTGACCGGAATCGCCGGCGACGCCCGCGTGGTGGATGGGATCATCGCGTAG